CCTTAGGATGTAAAAAAAGAATCGTTTGAACGGTAGATGTTTCTTGAGATTTTAGCCATGCTTCTGCATTGCGAGTGGAGCCATTTTGTACTCTCAGTTGATGAATGGCCCAGGTTTTTTTGGCCTGGGAGGTGGCGATAGCCGCAATTGTGATCAAGGAAACTATTCTTAAAGCCCGCTTGGATTTGGTTGCTGTTGAGTCAACCCCGATTTTCAGAATGCCTGTGATGCAAGCTGATACGAAGGGGAGTGCAGGTGTCAGCCATGTTGAGTTGTAAGTACTCGCCGCAAAGCCGATGCCTATGAAGGGCGCATAAATGATTGCAATCCCTATGAAGCGATGTGGATTCAGTGATCTGCGTACAGCTTGTTGGAAGTTGCTGCGCTGCAGAGCGAGCAACATGAGGGCGAGTCCAAGGAGAAGAAGAATCCCGGTCACGGAGTAGCCATAAGCATTAATAAGTAGAAATTTTTTCAATGCGGCAAGTGGGGCCCAGTTTGATTTTTTGTTGACCTCTCCAGAGAAATGAAGGTAGGCAGTCTGCCAGCGCAGATATAAGTAGGGTGATGTGAGAAGAATTGTGCTAGCGAATATTGATACGCTTTTGAGACTATTGACTAGCTTTTGCTTTCGAGTCAGTGATGAGCTTAGGCCAATGAGAAGCTGGGTGGAGGCAAAAACTGAAGCGGCTAGGTATTTAAATGTCAGCCCGAGGCCAGAGAGGATGGAGAGTGGGATTAGCTTTTGTTTGATCGATGCTTTTGAGGCTGTGATCAGCCCTGAGCTGAGAAGGATGAGAGTGAGCAGGTGGTCAGATCTGGCGCGATGAGAATGCGTGATAAAAAGGGGATTAAAAATGGTCATGGCTGTTGCCAGAAGCGCCCAGCGAATTGGAAAAATTGTTCGGCTCATCAGATAAATCATTGGGGCGCATAATGCTGCAATGATTCGAGAGATTAAGCGGCCAAGCGTCACGAGCTGCTCGTGATCCTTGATGTATGTTTCTCGTGTAAAAGCTTGCCCGTCTAATGCGTAGCTAGCTTTGTAGATCAGTGCGAGTAAATAATTAATCAGTGTTGCTGGATGGCCATACCAGTAAGGATCTAGATTTCCTGTTGAAGCGATTTGAGCGGCGATGGATACGCGGGTGCTTTCCTCTCCGATTAACCCAGCTGCCTGGTTAAGTCCTGGCCAAGTGAG
The sequence above is a segment of the Synechococcus sp. PROS-7-1 genome. Coding sequences within it:
- a CDS encoding glycosyltransferase family 39 protein: MTQGPIPRAMEEHNPKSIRHIPQQTIEIILCVVLFFITLALTWPGLNQAAGLIGEESTRVSIAAQIASTGNLDPYWYGHPATLINYLLALIYKASYALDGQAFTRETYIKDHEQLVTLGRLISRIIAALCAPMIYLMSRTIFPIRWALLATAMTIFNPLFITHSHRARSDHLLTLILLSSGLITASKASIKQKLIPLSILSGLGLTFKYLAASVFASTQLLIGLSSSLTRKQKLVNSLKSVSIFASTILLTSPYLYLRWQTAYLHFSGEVNKKSNWAPLAALKKFLLINAYGYSVTGILLLLGLALMLLALQRSNFQQAVRRSLNPHRFIGIAIIYAPFIGIGFAASTYNSTWLTPALPFVSACITGILKIGVDSTATKSKRALRIVSLITIAAIATSQAKKTWAIHQLRVQNGSTRNAEAWLKSQETSTVQTILFLHPKDSQDAAGAFPRFNRQRYQAFIAAENGIIRRICSNSPYDWINDNPSKHLIHCECFPQPVYSSKSHKTIEELVQEFDFVITSERYRESLPESTEKEIVFSAPRNIVALNYSKFNFPQGDSGAWKTIIVYRR